The window GCGACCCTTCCAGTCGGGCCCCGGCCCACTGAGCCCCGGATCCCGCGCCGGCCTCGGCGCGGCCTTCGTCCTGCTCGCGATCGTCTCGGCCGTGGAACTGGCCGACGGCCGTCCGGCGAACTACATCGCGCTCATGGTGGCCGCGCCGTTCCTGACCGCCGCGCTGGCGTCGTGGCGGATCGTGCTCGGCGTGGGCCTGGCCGCCACGGCCCTGGGCACCGGCTTCGCGCTCTGGGAGGCGACCGCGGCGCTGCCCACCACGGTCGCCGTCGCGGGCATCGCGCTGGGCACCGCCATCGCGGTGGCCACGGCGGCCGTACGGCAGCGGCAGGCCGAACGCATCGCCGAGCTGTCCCGGCTGGCCTCGGTCGCCCAGCAGGCAGTGCTGCGCCCGCTCGGGCCGCAGGTCGGCACGCTCTCGGTGGCCGCCAGGTACATCTCGTCCACCGCCACCGCCGAGATCGGCGGTGACCTGTACGAGGCGGTCGACACGCCGTACGGGGTGCGGATGATCATCGGCGACGTGCGGGGCAAGGGCCTAGACGCGGTGCGGCTCGCCAGCATCGTGCTGGGTTCGTACCGGCACGTGGCGTACGAGCGGGCGGACCTGCGGGCCGTCGTGACCGACCTGGACCGGGCGGTGGCCCGGAGCGTGGGTGACGAGGACTTCGTCACCGCCGCGCTGGTCGAGGAGCGGGGCGGGACGCTCACCATCGTCAACTGCGGCCACCCGCCGCCGCTGCTGCTGCGCCGGGGCGCCGTCATCCCGCTCGAACCGCCGGCCCCCGCCCCGCCGCTGGGCTTCATGCCGGTGGTACGCCCCCGGGTCGAGCGGCTGGAGCCCGGCGACCGGCTGCTGCTCTTCACCGACGGGCTCGGCGAGGCCCGCCGGGACGGGGAGTTCTTTCCGACCGCCGACCGGGCCTGGCGGCTGCTCGGCCACGGCACCGTCGGCGACGGGCTCGCCTCGCTGGAGACCGCCCTGGTCGAGTGGGTGCACGGCCGGCTCGACGACGACATCGCCCTGGTCCTGATGGAGTACACGGGCTCGCGCGGCGCCGCCACGGTGGCCGTCCCCAGCTGGGAAGTCGGCGCGGCCGAGAGCTGAGCCGGGGCCGCTCGGCGCCCGCCTTCGCAACCCGAACGACAAGTGTGTAATCGCCGTCACTTCGGTGATCGGCTTGTCGCTGCCTACCCATCGGTAATACAGTCTGGAGTTACTGATCGGTAACACCTGTCCGGAAGCGGGGCCAGCGAGCATGACCCACTACAAGAGCAACCTTCGGGACCTCGAGTTCAACCTCTTCGAGGTCTTCGGGGCGGACCAGGCGTTCAGCCAGGAGCCGTACACGGACCTGGACGTCGACACCGCACGCGACATCCTCGCCGAGGTCGACCGCCTCGCCCGTGAGGATCTGGCCGCCAGCTACACGGACAGCGACCGCAACCCGCCGGTCTTCGACCCGGCCACGCACACCGCGCCGCTGCCGGAGTCGTTCAAGAAGTCGTACCGGGCGTTCATGAACTCCGAGTTCTGGCGGCTGGAGCTCCCGACGGAGCTGGACGGCAGCAACGCGCCCCGGGCGCTCGTGTGGTCTCTCGCCGAGCTGATCCTCGGCGCCAACGCGGCCGTGTGGATGTACTCCTCCGGACCGTCCTTCGCGCACGTGCTGCACGTCGAGGGCACCGAGCAGCAGAAGCGGTGGGCGAAGCTCTTCGCCGA is drawn from Micromonospora sp. NBC_01740 and contains these coding sequences:
- a CDS encoding PP2C family protein-serine/threonine phosphatase encodes the protein MLSLVRTRPFQSGPGPLSPGSRAGLGAAFVLLAIVSAVELADGRPANYIALMVAAPFLTAALASWRIVLGVGLAATALGTGFALWEATAALPTTVAVAGIALGTAIAVATAAVRQRQAERIAELSRLASVAQQAVLRPLGPQVGTLSVAARYISSTATAEIGGDLYEAVDTPYGVRMIIGDVRGKGLDAVRLASIVLGSYRHVAYERADLRAVVTDLDRAVARSVGDEDFVTAALVEERGGTLTIVNCGHPPPLLLRRGAVIPLEPPAPAPPLGFMPVVRPRVERLEPGDRLLLFTDGLGEARRDGEFFPTADRAWRLLGHGTVGDGLASLETALVEWVHGRLDDDIALVLMEYTGSRGAATVAVPSWEVGAAES